The sequence below is a genomic window from Nostoc flagelliforme CCNUN1.
TACAAGATACTACAAAAGACTTGTTTCCCGATGCAAGTATATGTTATGAAGAACCGCAGAGGTGCATCTCAAAGTGAGGCGGAACTGGGATTAACCGGGGTAGACTGCATCACACTGCGTCAAGAACGCCGAATTGAAGAAGCACCCTTTGCCTACAAACCAATTCAGTCTTTGATTGATGTGCAGGTTGAGGCAGAAATGGTGGACGTTGTGGCGCGATTGAGTCCGGTGTTGACGTTTAAGGCGTAGCTACCTAATAAAAAGCCCCTGGTCAACACCAGGGGTATCCATCTTTATTCCCTGATATTAGAATCGCATCTGTGGAGCTATTGTAAATCCGTATTAATGCAATTACCGCATAAAAATGATGACAATTTTGCAATCAGCTAGTTAAATAAGAATTTACCTAAGTGTTTAGGACTAGCCCTTTCAAGGTGGCCAACGAAGATACGTTGTTTCAGTGCTACCATCTTGAATCCTCCGCTCAGATTTTGGGCTTTTTGAAGGTTGAAATAACCAATTTTCGTTCTAAATTTCACCACCTTGAAAGGGCTAGTGTATAGGACTTACGCATTGACAAGAAATACCAAATATGGATCAAGGTTAAAAACCATATTTTTCGTAAGGGCACAGCAATGTTCCCTACAGCATGGTCTATTTACGTTAGCACTCACCTAAACCTCAGTCATAATAAAAGGCTTGGTTAAACCAAGCCTCTATATATACCAAGCATTTACTACACCAAGATTAATTTAGACTGAGCCTTACTTTAGTTCATCTTGCTATAGGCTGTATCCAAATATTCTAAAAGCTGATAAGCGACTGGCTGCCCTTGGGAGATGACTGAAAGAGCCAATTTAGTTCTATTCCGATGAGAGCCTATCTTTGACTTATCTGAGTTTTGATAAAAAAACCCTGGGTATTATTCCAGGGCGCATACACGTTTTTCAGGCATTAACAGGCTGAATAATAACTTTGTAAAATAGTTATTTCTACTATCCATAGAATGATACGAATATTGATCTATATATGGTACTAGTGCTTGTTTGTTGCTACGTCTATTTATAGATGGTATTTTATAAAACTAACTTGCTAAAGTTTGATGATATTTCTTATTCCTTTAGCATCCGATCAAATATTCCGTAATCTAATTTAACATAAAGTGGTTCATCCGTTACTTTTATGGAGAATTAATAGAAAAGTGCCAGTTTAATAAACTGCGTAATCGAAAATTGCTAAAATTACGAAAGCCATACCCAAGTCTTTTAATTAACTTGAGTTTATTATTAATTCCTTCTACAGTACCACTGGTAGTTCTGCCATCAAAATAACCGACTATTTCCCCAAACCATCTCACCATTGTCCCTAGACTTTTCGGAAAGTATGAACGTGCATCATACATCCAATCTAATAATTGTGTTATGCTATCTCCCCAAGATTTAGTGGTTTCAAATATCTGGCGGAATTGTTCTTTAAGTGCGTGCATTTTAGCCAGAGTCGGCGACACCTCTAACACGGAGTTTAATTTTGATTTTTGCTTTTCGTTTAAAGAATCTTCATTTTTAATTAAACTATATTTGCTTTTATTTAATGCCTCTAGTTGGCGAGATTTTTCGGATTTATCTTCTAACGACATTGCTGCTTTCTTCTCAGTTTTACGCATCCTATCTAATTCATCATTTACTTGTTTCATCACATGAAACCT
It includes:
- a CDS encoding RtcB family protein — translated: MKNRRGASQSEAELGLTGVDCITLRQERRIEEAPFAYKPIQSLIDVQVEAEMVDVVARLSPVLTFKA